ACACTAAGCTCTAGTTCTATTGAGCCCTCACTTGTACCTATCCTTAGAATCCCCTTCTTTCCCTCGCCCCTAAAGCTCCTGCCACTCTTTGGTGAAACAAACATGGCATATACTATGGAATCCACAATAGAGCTTTTACCTGCACCGTTAGGACCTACCAATGCTATTAAACCCATTGGAAAAACTATATCTGTATTCTCATGAGATAGTATATTCCTTAATCTAACCCTTCTCACAATAACAGTACTACTCATATTCTCATCCAATATAGCTTAATATCCCCCTCTTTCCAGCAGTACTTCTTACCTCACTACTTCTATTACTATCCTTCTTAAGATCTGTATCTACATTTAAAGCAAAACTTTCAATAGACCTTGTATAAAGCTTCTCAAGCTTTTTTGCTACCTCTGGATTCTCTCTAAGATATGAGACTAGTAGTGCCATGGTATTTCTATCTGGATTCTTAATGAAGTTGGATAATAGTTCTACTAATTTATCATCCTGAATAATCTTTTTCAATACTATATCAATACTAACCATATCATATTGATTCTCTAGGCTTGGTATATGCATCTCAATCTCCTTATCCTCTCCTTCAGCTCTTATCCTATAGTACTCTATAACTCTCTTCAACTTTAGTCCATCAAGTATCTTAGCTATCAACTCTACCTTGACATTATATGCATTGACTATTACTATTGGAGGCTTCTTATTTGATTTCAATGATAACTCTTTTATTGATTGTTGAAGTCTTTCTGAAAATGTATTTAAATCTCTACATTCAATGATTATCCATGGCCTTACGCTCTGAATCTTTATGAAGTTGATATCAACGTTTCTATTATCTATATCTGCTATAGCTACATACTTATCACAACATTCATTGACCTTGAATATCTCTGTAGCACCTGGATATACAATTGGTGTTCCTGAGGAATGTCTATATACACTCTTTATATGGTAATCACCTAGAGCTATATAGCTAAAACCATCTGGAAAGTCATTTATACTGATATCTGCTTCCTCACTAGGTATACCTATTTCCTTTAGTAGTAGATGGGCAACTAAAATTGATGGTTTCTTTAGGGGT
Above is a genomic segment from Ignisphaera aggregans DSM 17230 containing:
- a CDS encoding nuclease SbcCD, D subunit (COGs: COG0420 DNA repair exonuclease~InterPro IPR004843:IPR004593~KEGG: hbu:Hbut_1192 DNA repair exonuclease~PFAM: metallophosphoesterase~SPTR: A2BM15 Predicted DNA repair exonuclease~TIGRFAM: nuclease SbcCD, D subunit~PFAM: Calcineurin-like phosphoesterase~TIGRFAM: exonuclease SbcD): MRILHVSDTHLGAMPNGLLSRARDVYEAFKESIDIAIEERVQLYIHSGDFFDSPNPPPEAYIVAYRNLKKLKDHGIKVIVIAGQHDIPKRYASTPLFLLSDVGTIDILAVDKPIHTSINIDGSELEIVGVPYSSRSSISRVKPLKKPSILVAHLLLKEIGIPSEEADISINDFPDGFSYIALGDYHIKSVYRHSSGTPIVYPGATEIFKVNECCDKYVAIADIDNRNVDINFIKIQSVRPWIIIECRDLNTFSERLQQSIKELSLKSNKKPPIVIVNAYNVKVELIAKILDGLKLKRVIEYYRIRAEGEDKEIEMHIPSLENQYDMVSIDIVLKKIIQDDKLVELLSNFIKNPDRNTMALLVSYLRENPEVAKKLEKLYTRSIESFALNVDTDLKKDSNRSSEVRSTAGKRGILSYIG